The Aphelocoma coerulescens isolate FSJ_1873_10779 unplaced genomic scaffold, UR_Acoe_1.0 HiC_scaffold_348, whole genome shotgun sequence genome has a segment encoding these proteins:
- the ATP1A3 gene encoding sodium/potassium-transporting ATPase subunit alpha-3 isoform X1, with protein sequence MGFGGSDSYRVATTQDKGGDKESPKKGKSKTRDLDDLKKEVAMTEHKMSIEEVCRKYNTDCVQGLTHSKAQEILARDGPNALTPPPTTPEWVKFCRQLFGGFSILLWIGAILCFLAYGIQAGTEDEPSNDNLYLGIVLAAVVIITGCFSYYQEAKSSKIMESFKNMVPQQALVIREGEKMQVNAEEVVVGDLVEVKGGDRVPADLRIISAHGCKVDNSSLTGESEPQTRSPDCTHDNPLETRNITFFSTNCVEGTARGVVIATGDRTVMGRIATLASGLEVGKTPIAVEIEHFIQLITGVAVFLGISFFILSLILGYTWLEAVIFLIGIIVANVPEGLLATVTVCLTLTAKRMARKNCLVKNLEAVETLGSTSTICSDKTGTLTQNRMTVAHMWFDNQIHEADTTEDQSGTAFDKSSPTWVALSHIAGLCNRAVFKGGQENVPILKRDVAGDASESALLKCIELSSGSVKVMRERNKKVAEIPFNSTNKYQLSIHETEDPNDNRYLLVMKGAPERILDRCSTILLQGKEQPLDEEMKEAFQNAYLELGGLGERVLGFCHFYLPEEQYPKGFAFDCDDVNFATDNLCFVGLMSMIDPPRAAVPDAVGKCRSAGIKVIMVTGDHPITAKAIAKGVGIISEGNETVEDIAARLNIPVSQVNPRDAKACVIHGTDLKDMSSEQIDEILQNHTEIVFARTSPQQKLIIVEGCQRQGAIVAVTGDGVNDSPALKKADIGVAMGIAGSDVSKQAADMILLDDNFASIVTGVEEGRLIFDNLKKSIAYTLTSNIPEITPFLLFIMANIPLPLGTITILCIDLGTDMVPAISLAYEAAESDIMKRQPRNPRSDKLVNERLISMAYGQIGMIQALGGFFAYFVILAENGFLPSCLVGIRLRWDDRTINDLEDSYGQQWTYEQRKVVEFTCHTAFFVSIVVVQWADLIICKTRRNSVFQQGMKNKILIFGLFEETALAAFLSYCPGMDVALRMYPLKPSWWFCAFPYSFLIFVYDEIRKLILRRNPGGWVEKETYY encoded by the exons ATGGGG TTCGGCGGCTCCGACAGCTACCGCGTGGCCACCacgcaggacaaggggggcgaCAAGGAGTCCCCCAAAAAGGGCAAGAGCAAGACCCGGGACCTCGATGACCTCAAGAAGGAGGTGGCCATG ACAGAGCACAAGATGTCGATCGAGGAGGTCTGCAGGAAGTACAACACCGACTGTGTCCAG GGCCTGACCCACAGCAAGGCGCAGGAGATCCTGGCTCGGGACGGCCCCAATGCCCTCACGCCCCCTCCCACGACCCCCGAGTGGGTGAAGTTCTGCCGGCagctttttgggggattttccatCCTGCTCTGGATCGGGGCCATCCTTTGCTTCCTGGCCTACGGGATCCAGGCGGGAACTGAGGACGAACCTTCCAACGACAAC CTGTACCTGGGCATCGTCTTGGCTGCCGTCGTCATCATCACCGGCTGCTTCTCCTACTACCAGGAGGCCAAGAGCTccaaaatcatggaatccttCAAGAATATGGTGCCCCAG CAAGCCCTGGTGATCCGGGAGGGGGAGAAGATGCAGGTGAACGCCGAGGAGGTCGTGGTTGGGGACCTGGTGGAGGTCAAGGGCGGCGACCGAGTCCCAGCCGACCTCAGGATCATCTCGGCCCATGGCTGCAAG GTGGACAACTCCTCACTGACCGGGGAGTCGGAGCCCCAGACGCGCTCCCCCGACTGCACCCACGACAACCCCCTGGAGACGCGGAACATCACCTTCTTCTCCACCAACTGCGTCGAGG gcacGGCACGGGGTGTGGTGATTGCCACGGGTGACCGGACGGTGATGGGCCGGATCGCCACGCTGGCCTCGGGGCTGGAGGTGGGCAAGACGCCGATCGCAGTGGAGATCGAGCACTTCATCCAGCTGATCACCGGCGTCGCcgtcttcctgggcatctccttCTTCATCCTCTCCCTCATCCTCGGCTACACCTGGCTCGAGGCCGTCATCTTCCTCATCGGCATCATCGTGGCCAACGTGCCCGAGGGGCTGCTGGCCACCGTCacg GTGTGCCTGACCCTGACCGCCAAGCGGATGGCGCGGAAGAACTGCCTGGTGAAGAACCTGGAGGCCGTGGAGACGCTGGGCTCCACCTCCACCATCTGCTCGGACAAGACGGGGACGCTGACCCAGAACCGCATGACCGTGGCCCACATGTGGTTCGACAACCAGATCCACGAGGCCGACACCACCGAGGACCAGTCCG GCACTGCCTTTGACAAGAGCTCACCCACCTGGGTGGCCCTGAGCCACATCGCAGGGCTCTGCAACCGCGCCGTGTTCAAGGGGGGGCAGGAAAACGTCCCCATCCTCAAg CGGGATGTGGCTGGGGACGCGTCGGAGTCGGCGCTGCTGAAGTGCATCGAGCTCTCCTCAGGATCCGTCAAGGTCATGCGGGAACGGAACAAGAAAGTGGCCGAGATCCCCTTCAACTCCACCAACAAGTACCAG CTCTCCATCCACGAGACCGAGGACCCCAACGACAACCGGTACCTGCTGGTGATGAAGGGAGCGCCCGAGCGCATCCTGGACCGCTGCTCCACCATCCTGCTGCAGGGCAAGGAGCAGCCGCTGGACGAGGAGATGAAGGAAGCCTTCCAGAACGCCTACCTGGAGCTGGGCGGGCTCGGGGAGAGGGTGCTGG GTTTCTGCCACTTCTACCTGCCCGAGGAGCAGTACCCCAAAGGCTTTGCCTTCGACTGCGATGACGTCAACTTCGCCACCGACAACCTCTGCTTCGTGGGGCTCATGTCCATGATTGACCCGCCCCGTGCTGCCGTCCCTGACGCCGTCGGGAAATGTCGCAGTGCTGGCATCAAG GTGATCATGGTGACCGGGGACCACCCAATCACGGCCAAGGCCATCGCCAAAGGGGTCGGGATCATCTCTGAGGGCAATGAGACCGTGGAGGACATTGCGGCCCGGCTCAACATCCCCGTCAGCCAGGTCAACCCCAG ggatGCCAAGGCCTGTGTGATCCACGGGACCGACCTGAAGGACATGAGCTCGGAGCAGATTGATGAAATCCTACAGAACCACACCGAGATCGTCTTCGCCCGCACCTCCCCCCAGCAGAAGCTCATCATAGTCGAGGGCTGCCAGAGACAG ggcgCCATCGTGGCCGTGACCGGCGACGGCGTCAACGACTCCCCTGCCCTGAAGAAAGCCGACATCGGGGTGGCCATGGGCATCGCCGGCTCGGACGTGTCCAAGCAGGCGGCCGACATGATCCTGCTGGATGACAACTTCGCCTCCATCGTCACCGGCGTCGAGGAAG GGCGGCTGATCTTTGACAACCTGAAGAAGTCGATTGCCTACACCCTGACCAGCAACATCCCCGAGATCACCCCGTTCCTGCTCTTCATCATGGCCAACATCCCGCTGCCCCTGGGCACCATCACCATCCTCTGCATCGACCTGGGCACCGACATG GTCCCCGCCATCTCCTTGGCCTACGAGGCGGCCGAGAGCGACATCATGAAGCGGCAGCCGCGCAACCCCCGCTCCGACAAGTTGGTCAACGAGCGCCTCATCAGCATGGCCTACGGCCAGATCG GGATGATCCAGGCACTGGGCGGGTTCTTTGCCTACTTCGTGATCCTGGCGGAGAACGGGttcctgccctcctgcctgGTCGGGATCCGGCTGCGCTGGGACGACCGCACCATCAACGACCTGGAGGACTCCTACGGGCAGCAGTGG acGTACGAGCAGCGCAAGGTGGTGGAGTTCACGTgccacaccgccttcttcgtcAGCATCGTGGTGGTGCAGTGGGCGGACCTGATCATCTGCAAGACCCGCCGCAACTCCGTCTTCCAGCAGGGCATGAA GAATAAAATCCTGATTTTCGGGCTATTCGAGGAGACGGCGCTGGCCGCGTTCCTGTCCTACTGCCCCGGCATGGACGTGGCGCTGCGCATGTACCCCCTCAA GCCCAGCTGGTGGTTCTGCGCCTTCCCCTACAGCTTCCTCATCTTCGTCTACGACGAGATCCGCAAGCTCATCCTCCGCCGCAACCCTGGAG gttGGGTGGAGAAGGAAACCTACtactga
- the ATP1A3 gene encoding sodium/potassium-transporting ATPase subunit alpha-3 isoform X2 yields the protein MGDKGGDKESPKKGKSKTRDLDDLKKEVAMTEHKMSIEEVCRKYNTDCVQGLTHSKAQEILARDGPNALTPPPTTPEWVKFCRQLFGGFSILLWIGAILCFLAYGIQAGTEDEPSNDNLYLGIVLAAVVIITGCFSYYQEAKSSKIMESFKNMVPQQALVIREGEKMQVNAEEVVVGDLVEVKGGDRVPADLRIISAHGCKVDNSSLTGESEPQTRSPDCTHDNPLETRNITFFSTNCVEGTARGVVIATGDRTVMGRIATLASGLEVGKTPIAVEIEHFIQLITGVAVFLGISFFILSLILGYTWLEAVIFLIGIIVANVPEGLLATVTVCLTLTAKRMARKNCLVKNLEAVETLGSTSTICSDKTGTLTQNRMTVAHMWFDNQIHEADTTEDQSGTAFDKSSPTWVALSHIAGLCNRAVFKGGQENVPILKRDVAGDASESALLKCIELSSGSVKVMRERNKKVAEIPFNSTNKYQLSIHETEDPNDNRYLLVMKGAPERILDRCSTILLQGKEQPLDEEMKEAFQNAYLELGGLGERVLGFCHFYLPEEQYPKGFAFDCDDVNFATDNLCFVGLMSMIDPPRAAVPDAVGKCRSAGIKVIMVTGDHPITAKAIAKGVGIISEGNETVEDIAARLNIPVSQVNPRDAKACVIHGTDLKDMSSEQIDEILQNHTEIVFARTSPQQKLIIVEGCQRQGAIVAVTGDGVNDSPALKKADIGVAMGIAGSDVSKQAADMILLDDNFASIVTGVEEGRLIFDNLKKSIAYTLTSNIPEITPFLLFIMANIPLPLGTITILCIDLGTDMVPAISLAYEAAESDIMKRQPRNPRSDKLVNERLISMAYGQIGMIQALGGFFAYFVILAENGFLPSCLVGIRLRWDDRTINDLEDSYGQQWTYEQRKVVEFTCHTAFFVSIVVVQWADLIICKTRRNSVFQQGMKNKILIFGLFEETALAAFLSYCPGMDVALRMYPLKPSWWFCAFPYSFLIFVYDEIRKLILRRNPGGWVEKETYY from the exons ATGGGG gacaaggggggcgaCAAGGAGTCCCCCAAAAAGGGCAAGAGCAAGACCCGGGACCTCGATGACCTCAAGAAGGAGGTGGCCATG ACAGAGCACAAGATGTCGATCGAGGAGGTCTGCAGGAAGTACAACACCGACTGTGTCCAG GGCCTGACCCACAGCAAGGCGCAGGAGATCCTGGCTCGGGACGGCCCCAATGCCCTCACGCCCCCTCCCACGACCCCCGAGTGGGTGAAGTTCTGCCGGCagctttttgggggattttccatCCTGCTCTGGATCGGGGCCATCCTTTGCTTCCTGGCCTACGGGATCCAGGCGGGAACTGAGGACGAACCTTCCAACGACAAC CTGTACCTGGGCATCGTCTTGGCTGCCGTCGTCATCATCACCGGCTGCTTCTCCTACTACCAGGAGGCCAAGAGCTccaaaatcatggaatccttCAAGAATATGGTGCCCCAG CAAGCCCTGGTGATCCGGGAGGGGGAGAAGATGCAGGTGAACGCCGAGGAGGTCGTGGTTGGGGACCTGGTGGAGGTCAAGGGCGGCGACCGAGTCCCAGCCGACCTCAGGATCATCTCGGCCCATGGCTGCAAG GTGGACAACTCCTCACTGACCGGGGAGTCGGAGCCCCAGACGCGCTCCCCCGACTGCACCCACGACAACCCCCTGGAGACGCGGAACATCACCTTCTTCTCCACCAACTGCGTCGAGG gcacGGCACGGGGTGTGGTGATTGCCACGGGTGACCGGACGGTGATGGGCCGGATCGCCACGCTGGCCTCGGGGCTGGAGGTGGGCAAGACGCCGATCGCAGTGGAGATCGAGCACTTCATCCAGCTGATCACCGGCGTCGCcgtcttcctgggcatctccttCTTCATCCTCTCCCTCATCCTCGGCTACACCTGGCTCGAGGCCGTCATCTTCCTCATCGGCATCATCGTGGCCAACGTGCCCGAGGGGCTGCTGGCCACCGTCacg GTGTGCCTGACCCTGACCGCCAAGCGGATGGCGCGGAAGAACTGCCTGGTGAAGAACCTGGAGGCCGTGGAGACGCTGGGCTCCACCTCCACCATCTGCTCGGACAAGACGGGGACGCTGACCCAGAACCGCATGACCGTGGCCCACATGTGGTTCGACAACCAGATCCACGAGGCCGACACCACCGAGGACCAGTCCG GCACTGCCTTTGACAAGAGCTCACCCACCTGGGTGGCCCTGAGCCACATCGCAGGGCTCTGCAACCGCGCCGTGTTCAAGGGGGGGCAGGAAAACGTCCCCATCCTCAAg CGGGATGTGGCTGGGGACGCGTCGGAGTCGGCGCTGCTGAAGTGCATCGAGCTCTCCTCAGGATCCGTCAAGGTCATGCGGGAACGGAACAAGAAAGTGGCCGAGATCCCCTTCAACTCCACCAACAAGTACCAG CTCTCCATCCACGAGACCGAGGACCCCAACGACAACCGGTACCTGCTGGTGATGAAGGGAGCGCCCGAGCGCATCCTGGACCGCTGCTCCACCATCCTGCTGCAGGGCAAGGAGCAGCCGCTGGACGAGGAGATGAAGGAAGCCTTCCAGAACGCCTACCTGGAGCTGGGCGGGCTCGGGGAGAGGGTGCTGG GTTTCTGCCACTTCTACCTGCCCGAGGAGCAGTACCCCAAAGGCTTTGCCTTCGACTGCGATGACGTCAACTTCGCCACCGACAACCTCTGCTTCGTGGGGCTCATGTCCATGATTGACCCGCCCCGTGCTGCCGTCCCTGACGCCGTCGGGAAATGTCGCAGTGCTGGCATCAAG GTGATCATGGTGACCGGGGACCACCCAATCACGGCCAAGGCCATCGCCAAAGGGGTCGGGATCATCTCTGAGGGCAATGAGACCGTGGAGGACATTGCGGCCCGGCTCAACATCCCCGTCAGCCAGGTCAACCCCAG ggatGCCAAGGCCTGTGTGATCCACGGGACCGACCTGAAGGACATGAGCTCGGAGCAGATTGATGAAATCCTACAGAACCACACCGAGATCGTCTTCGCCCGCACCTCCCCCCAGCAGAAGCTCATCATAGTCGAGGGCTGCCAGAGACAG ggcgCCATCGTGGCCGTGACCGGCGACGGCGTCAACGACTCCCCTGCCCTGAAGAAAGCCGACATCGGGGTGGCCATGGGCATCGCCGGCTCGGACGTGTCCAAGCAGGCGGCCGACATGATCCTGCTGGATGACAACTTCGCCTCCATCGTCACCGGCGTCGAGGAAG GGCGGCTGATCTTTGACAACCTGAAGAAGTCGATTGCCTACACCCTGACCAGCAACATCCCCGAGATCACCCCGTTCCTGCTCTTCATCATGGCCAACATCCCGCTGCCCCTGGGCACCATCACCATCCTCTGCATCGACCTGGGCACCGACATG GTCCCCGCCATCTCCTTGGCCTACGAGGCGGCCGAGAGCGACATCATGAAGCGGCAGCCGCGCAACCCCCGCTCCGACAAGTTGGTCAACGAGCGCCTCATCAGCATGGCCTACGGCCAGATCG GGATGATCCAGGCACTGGGCGGGTTCTTTGCCTACTTCGTGATCCTGGCGGAGAACGGGttcctgccctcctgcctgGTCGGGATCCGGCTGCGCTGGGACGACCGCACCATCAACGACCTGGAGGACTCCTACGGGCAGCAGTGG acGTACGAGCAGCGCAAGGTGGTGGAGTTCACGTgccacaccgccttcttcgtcAGCATCGTGGTGGTGCAGTGGGCGGACCTGATCATCTGCAAGACCCGCCGCAACTCCGTCTTCCAGCAGGGCATGAA GAATAAAATCCTGATTTTCGGGCTATTCGAGGAGACGGCGCTGGCCGCGTTCCTGTCCTACTGCCCCGGCATGGACGTGGCGCTGCGCATGTACCCCCTCAA GCCCAGCTGGTGGTTCTGCGCCTTCCCCTACAGCTTCCTCATCTTCGTCTACGACGAGATCCGCAAGCTCATCCTCCGCCGCAACCCTGGAG gttGGGTGGAGAAGGAAACCTACtactga
- the GRIK5 gene encoding LOW QUALITY PROTEIN: glutamate receptor ionotropic, kainate 5 (The sequence of the model RefSeq protein was modified relative to this genomic sequence to represent the inferred CDS: deleted 1 base in 1 codon), with translation MPPPAPPALLLLLVAAAAPRGPPGPAALRMAAILDERGRSGPPSWTSGGGCGRGERLALALARERVNGPGGGRPPARLEVDVFELGRDNQYETTDTMCQILPKGVVSVLGPAASPAAAATVSHICGEKEIPHIRVGPEDAPRPPLLRLAALSLYPSNEDVAQALGGLLRSLRAPPASLICAQAECLLRLEELVRQFLISREALSVRVLDAEQDPTPLLKEIRDDKVPTIIIDGSAATAGVVLAKASELGMTSTFYKYILTTMDFPLLRLDSLPDAPATVLGFSMFNTSHRFYPEFVRSLNMSWRESCELGPYPGPALSAALLFDAVHVVVGAVRELNRSQEIGGRPLACAAPGIWPHGTSLMNYLRMVEYDGLTGRVEFNSKGQRTNYSLRVLEKGRDGHREVGVWFSNRTLAMDEATLALNASDSLANKTLIITTILENPYVMRVGGAGGPERYEGFCVDMLRELAALLKFRFHIKLVEDGLYGAPEPNGSWTGMVGELINRKADLAVAAFTITAEREKVIDFSKPFMTLGISILYRVHMGRKPGYFSFLDPFSPAVWLFMLLAYLAVSCVLFLAARLSPYEWYNPHPCLRERPGLVGLVENQYTLGNSLWFPVGGFLQQGAEVLPRALSTRCVSGVWWAFTLIIISSYTANLAAFLTVQRMEVPVESADDLADQTNIEYGTIHAGSTMTFFQNSRYQTYQRMWNYMHSKQPSVFVKSTEEGIARVLNSKYAFLLESTMNEYHRRHNCNLTQIGGLLDTKGYGIGMPLGSPFRDEITLAILQLQENNRLEILKRKWWEGGHCPKEEDHRAKGLGMENIGGIFVVLVCGLVVAILVAVMEFVWSTRRSAETEEISLCSEMLRELRRAVSCSRRPRARRRRRPPKLGGGRGPHGPPPSRGGSHPARDALQQRVAASKRCARPPPRPPEGGGGGGGGGGIAPPPTPQPLPHPAPTAEGGSRQPE, from the exons atgccgccccccgccccccccgcgctgctgctgctgctcgtggcggccgccgccccccggggcccccccggcccggccgcgctgcGCATGG ccGCCATCCTGGACGAGCGGGGGCGCTCTGGG CCGCCATCCTGGACGAGCggggggggctgcgggcgggggGAGCGCCTGGCGCTGGCGCTGGCCCGAGAGCGCGTCAATGGCCCGGGGGGGGGACGCCCCCCCGCGCGCCTCGAGGTCGATGTGTTCGAGCTGGGCCGCGACAACCAGTACGAGACCAccgacacca tgTGTCAGATCCTGCCCAAGGGCGTGGTCTCGGTGCTGGGTCCGGCCGCCAGCCCGGCCGCTGCGGCCACGGTCAGTCACATCTGCGGGGAGAAGGAG atCCCGCACATCCGCGTGGGCCCCGAGGacgccccccgg ccccccctgCTCCGCTTGGCCGCCCTCAGCCTCTACCCCAGCAACGAGGACGTGGCGCAGGCGCTGGGGGGGCTCCTGCGCAGCCTCCGCGCCCCCCCGGCCTCCCTCATCTGCGCCCAGGCCGAGT gCCTGCTGcggctggaggagctggtgcGGCAGTTCCTGATCTCCCGCGAGGCGCTCTCGGTGCGGGTCCTGGACGCGGAGCAGGACCCGACGCCGCTGCTGAAGGAGATCCGCGACGACAAAGTGCCCACGATCATCATCGACGGCAGCGCCGCCACCGCGGGCGTCGTGCTGGCCAAG GCCTCGGAGCTGGGGATGACCTCGACGTTCTACAAATATATCCTGACCACCATG GACTTCCCGCTGCTCCGGCTGGACTCGCTGCCGGACGCTCCGGCCACCGTCCTGGGCTTCTCCATGTTCAACACGAGCCACCGCTTCTACCCCGAGTTCGTGCGGAGCCTCAACATGTCCTGGCGCGAGAGCTGCGAGCTCGGGCCCTACCCCGGCCCCGCG CTGTCGGCGGCGCTGCTCTTTGACGCCGTCCACGTGGTGGTCGGGGCCGTGCGGGAGCTGAACCGGAGCCAGGAGATCGGGGGCCGCCCCCTGGCCTGCGCCGCGCCCGGGATCTGGCCCCACGGCACCAGCCTCATGAACTACCTCCGCATG gTGGAGTACGACGGGCTGACGGGGCGCGTGGAGTTCAACAGCAAAGGGCAGCGCACCAATTACAGCCTGAGGGTGCTGGAGAAGGGCCGGGACGGACACCGGGAG GTGGGGGTGTGGTTCTCCAACCGGACACTGGCCATGGACGAGGCCACACTGGCCCTCAACGCCTCGGACAGCCTGGCCAACAAGACCCTCATCATCACCACCATCCTG GAGAACCCCTACGTGATGCGGGTGGGGGGTGCGGGCGGCCCCGAGCGCTACGAGGGTTTCTGCGTGGACATGCTGCGGGAGCTCGCCGCGCTCCTCAAGTTCCGCTTCCACATCAAACTGGTGGAGGACGGGCTCTACGGGGCCCCCGAGCCCAACGGCTCCTGGACCGGCATGGTGGGCGAGCTCATCAACCGG aaAGCCGACCTGGCTGTGGCCGCCTTCACCATCACGGCTGAGCGGGAGAAGGTCATCGACTTCTCCAAGCCCTTCATGACTTTGGGGATCAGCATCCTCTACCGGGTCCACATG ggCCGCAAGCCGGGGTATTTCTCCTTCCTAGACCCCTTCTCACCGGCTGTGTGGCTTTTCATGCTCCTGGCCTACCTGGCCGTCAGCTGCGTCCTCTTCCTGGCCGCCAG GCTGAGCCCGTACGAGTGGTACAACCCGCACCCGTGCCTGCGCGAGCGGCCCGGACTGGTGGGACTGGTGGAGAACCAGTACACGCTGGGGAACAGCCTCTGGTTCCCGGTGGGCGGCTTCCTGCAGCAGGGGGCCGAGGTGCTGCCCCGCGCCCTCTCCACCCGCTGCGTCAGCGGCGTCTG GTGGGCGTTCACCCTCATCATCATCTCGTCGTACACGGCCAACCTGGCGGCGTTCCTGACCGTGCAGCGCATGGAGGTGCCCGTGGAGTCGGCCGACGACCTCGCCGACCAGACCAACATCGAGTACGGCACCATCCATGCCGGCTCCACCATGACCTTCTTCCAG AACTCGCGCTACCAGACGTACCAGCGGATGTGGAACTACATGCACTCCAAGCAGCCCAGCGTCTTCGTCAAGAGCACGGAGGAAGGGATCGCGCGCGTCCTCAACTCCAAGTACGCCTTCCTGCTGGAGTCCACCATGAACGAGTACCACCGGCGCCACAACTGCAACCTCACACAGATCGGGGGGCTGCTGGACACCAAGGGCTACGGCATCGGGATGCCGCTGG ggtCGCCATTCCGCGATGAGATCACGTTGgccatcctgcagctgcaggagaacAACCGGCTGGAGATCCTCAAGAGGAAGTGGTGGGAAGGGGGGCACTGCCCCAAGGAGGAGGACCACCGCGCCAAAG ggctgggcatggagaacatCGGCGGCATCTTCGTGGTGCTGGTCTGTGGTCTGGTCGTGGCCATCCTGGTGGCTGTCATGGAGTTCGTGTGGTCAACGCGGCGCTCGGCTGAGACCGAGGAG ATCTCGCTGTGCTCGGAGATGCTGCGGGAGCTGCGCCgggctgtgtcctgcagccgccgcccccgcgcgcgccgccgccgccgcccccccaaattggggggggggaggggtccccacgGCCCCCCCCCATCACGGGGGGGGTCCCACCCTGCGCGAGATGCGCTTCAGCAACG TGTCGCCGCATCCAAGCGCTGCGCGCgaccccccccgcgcccccccgaggggggcgggggcggtgggggagggggagggatcgcgcccccccccaccccccagcccctcccgcaCCCCGCCCCCACCGCCGAGGGGGGGTCGCGCCAACCGGAGtga
- the RABAC1 gene encoding prenylated Rab acceptor protein 1 translates to MAEVKPPPQELPFDPAAESDPRAALGRLSPPGWARAWLEARRAGLRPWASFLDQRRFGVPRDLGELLRRLGHNAERFQSNYLLLFLGLVLYCLVTSPLLLVAVGVFVGAAIAVRLRAREAPLVLLGRELTPAHQLGVAGGVSLPLFWLAGAGAAVFWVLGAALVFLGSHAAFRQLEPPETPELQMEPV, encoded by the exons ATGGCGGAGGTCAAGCCCCCCCCCCAGGAGCTCCCGTTCGACCCCGCGGCCGAGAGCGACCCCCGGGCGGCGCTGGGCAG gctgtcGCCCCCCGGGTGGGCGCGGGCGTGGCTGGAGGCGCGGCGAGCGGGGCTGCGGCCCTGGGCGTCGTTCCTGGACCAGCGGCGTTTCGGGGtcccccgggatttgggggagctCCTGCGGCGCCTGGGGCACAACGCCGAGAGATTCCAGAGCAACtacctgctgctgttcctgggaCTCGTCCTCTACTGCCT ggTCACGTCCCCGCTGCTTCTGGTGGCCGTCGGGGTCTTCGTGGGCGCCGCCATCGCCGTCCGGCTGCGGGCCCGGGAGGCGCCACTGGTGCTACTGG GCCGGGAGCTGACCCCCGCCCATCAGCTGGGGGTGGctgggggggtctccctgcccCTCTTCTGGCtggcgggggcgggggccgcCGTCTTCTGGGTGCTGG gAGCCGCCCTGGTGTTTTTGGGGTCGCACGCGGCTTTTCGGCAGCTGGAGCCCCCCGAGACCCCCGAGCTGCAGATGGAGCctgtgtga